Proteins from a genomic interval of Pseudomonas anuradhapurensis:
- the glpK gene encoding glycerol kinase GlpK has protein sequence MTDTQDKNYIIALDQGTTSSRAIIFDRDANVVGTSQREFAQHYPQAGWVEHDPMEIFATQSATMVEALAQAGISHAQVAALGITNQRETTVVWDKETGRPVYNAIVWQCRRSTEICAQLKRDGHEEYIRQTTGLVTDPYFSGTKLKWILDNVEGARERAERGELLFGTVDTWLIWKFSGGKVHVTDYTNASRTLMFNIHSLQWDDRLLEILGIPRQMLPEVRPSSEVYGHTKSGIAIAGIAGDQQSALFGQMCVEPGQAKNTYGTGCFLLMNTGSQAVKSSHGLLTTIACGPRGEVAYALEGAVFNGGSTVQWLRDELKIVNDALDTEYFASKVKDSNGVYLVPAFTGLGAPYWDPYARGALFGLTRGVKVDHIIRAALESIAYQTRDVLDAMQQDCGQRLSELRVDGGAVANNFLMQFQADILGTCVERPKMRETTALGAAYLAGLACGFWSGLDELRDKAIIEREFSPQLDEVHKEKLYAGWKKAVERTRDWEDHEA, from the coding sequence ATGACAGACACCCAGGATAAGAACTACATCATCGCCCTGGACCAGGGTACCACCAGCTCGCGGGCCATCATTTTCGACCGCGATGCCAACGTGGTGGGTACCTCCCAACGCGAGTTCGCCCAGCACTACCCACAGGCAGGCTGGGTCGAACACGACCCGATGGAAATCTTCGCCACGCAGAGTGCGACCATGGTCGAGGCGCTGGCCCAGGCCGGCATCAGCCATGCCCAGGTGGCTGCGCTAGGCATCACCAACCAGCGCGAAACCACTGTCGTGTGGGACAAGGAAACCGGCCGCCCGGTGTACAACGCCATCGTCTGGCAGTGCCGCCGCAGCACCGAGATCTGCGCCCAGCTCAAGCGCGACGGCCATGAGGAGTACATCCGCCAAACCACAGGCCTGGTCACCGACCCGTATTTCTCCGGCACCAAGCTGAAGTGGATCCTCGATAATGTCGAGGGTGCCCGCGAACGCGCCGAGCGCGGCGAGCTGTTGTTCGGCACCGTCGATACCTGGCTGATCTGGAAGTTCTCGGGCGGCAAGGTGCATGTCACCGACTACACCAACGCCTCGCGTACGCTGATGTTCAACATCCACAGCCTGCAATGGGACGACCGCCTGCTGGAGATCCTCGGTATCCCGCGGCAGATGCTGCCCGAGGTACGCCCGTCTTCCGAAGTGTACGGCCACACCAAGAGCGGCATCGCGATTGCCGGTATCGCCGGCGACCAGCAATCGGCACTGTTTGGCCAGATGTGCGTGGAGCCGGGCCAGGCCAAGAATACCTATGGCACCGGCTGTTTCCTGCTGATGAATACCGGCAGCCAGGCAGTGAAGTCGTCCCATGGCTTGCTCACCACCATTGCCTGCGGCCCGCGCGGCGAAGTGGCCTATGCCCTTGAGGGCGCGGTGTTCAACGGTGGTTCCACGGTGCAGTGGCTGCGTGACGAGCTGAAAATCGTCAACGACGCACTGGATACCGAGTACTTCGCCAGCAAGGTCAAGGACAGCAATGGCGTGTACCTGGTGCCGGCCTTCACCGGCCTGGGTGCACCGTACTGGGACCCGTATGCCCGCGGCGCGCTGTTCGGCCTGACCCGTGGCGTGAAGGTGGACCACATCATCCGCGCCGCGCTGGAATCGATCGCCTACCAGACTCGCGACGTGCTTGATGCCATGCAGCAGGACTGCGGCCAGCGCCTTTCCGAGCTGCGCGTGGACGGTGGCGCGGTAGCCAACAACTTCCTCATGCAGTTCCAGGCGGACATCCTTGGTACTTGCGTGGAACGCCCGAAAATGCGCGAAACCACTGCGTTGGGCGCCGCCTACCTGGCGGGCCTGGCTTGTGGTTTCTGGAGCGGCCTGGACGAGTTGCGCGACAAGGCGATCATCGAACGCGAGTTCAGCCCGCAACTGGATGAAGTGCACAAAGAGAAGCTGTATGCCGGCTGGAAAAAGGCGGTCGAGCGCACTCGCGACTGGGAAGACCACGAGGCTTGA
- a CDS encoding molybdopterin-dependent oxidoreductase, with product MTKTLHHRACHLCEAICGLNIEVSHEQGGRALIHSIKGDPQDPFSRGHVCPKAVALQDIQNDPDRLRQPHKRVGERWQAIGWDEAFALAADRLWAIQQAHGRNAVAVYQGNPSVHNYGLMTHSNYFLGLLKTRNRFSATSVDQLLQHLVSHLLYGHGLLLPIPDIDHTGFMLILGGNPLASNGSIMTVPDVEKRLKALRARGGRLVVVDPRRSETAAIADSHLFIRPGTDAALLCGLLNTLFEEGLGRGSHLSVAGLQQVREAIAPFNAEAMSAHCGIAAADIRQLARDFAAADKAVCYGRMGVSTQAFGTLCHWLVQLINLVTGNLDREGGALCTVPAVDLVATTSGGHFNAWQSRVSGLPEYGGELPVAALAEEILTPGDGQVRALVTVAGNPVLSTPNGRQLDAALEGLEFMLCIDLYINETTRHADLILPSTSALENDHYDTTFNLLAVRNVTRFNRAILAKPEGALHDWEIFVGLAQAFARRAALELKPTLAPAQMIDLALRKGPYGEATPWQLSLATLEQHPHGLDLGPLRANLAARLATASKAVEAAPPVLLDDLRRLAQQPAPAAGELLLIGRRHVRSNNSWMHNFHRLVKGKPRHQLLMHPQDLQQRQLQDGQRVRIRSRTGTLEVEVQACDDIMPGVVSLPHGFGHARHGVRLQVARAQPGVSANDLTDERLRDPVSGNAVLNGVPVQIEAV from the coding sequence ATGACCAAGACCCTGCACCACCGTGCCTGTCACCTATGCGAGGCGATCTGCGGGCTGAACATCGAAGTCAGCCATGAACAAGGCGGACGGGCGCTGATCCATTCGATCAAGGGCGACCCGCAGGACCCGTTCAGCCGCGGGCATGTCTGCCCCAAGGCAGTTGCCCTGCAGGATATCCAGAACGACCCCGATCGCCTGCGCCAGCCGCACAAGCGGGTAGGTGAGCGTTGGCAGGCCATTGGTTGGGACGAAGCCTTCGCCCTGGCCGCCGACCGGCTGTGGGCGATCCAGCAGGCCCATGGGCGCAATGCCGTTGCGGTCTACCAGGGCAACCCCAGCGTGCACAACTACGGTTTGATGACCCACAGCAACTACTTCCTCGGCTTGCTGAAAACCCGCAACCGCTTTTCTGCCACCTCGGTTGACCAGTTGCTGCAACACCTGGTCAGCCATCTGCTGTATGGCCATGGCCTGCTGTTGCCGATCCCGGACATCGACCACACCGGCTTCATGCTGATCCTCGGCGGCAACCCGCTGGCCTCGAATGGCAGCATCATGACGGTGCCGGACGTGGAAAAGCGCCTGAAGGCGCTGCGAGCCCGGGGCGGGCGCCTGGTGGTGGTGGACCCGCGCCGCAGCGAAACAGCGGCAATTGCCGACAGCCACTTGTTCATCCGCCCTGGCACAGATGCGGCGCTGTTGTGCGGCTTGCTCAACACCCTGTTCGAAGAAGGCCTGGGGCGCGGCTCGCACTTGTCGGTTGCAGGCCTGCAGCAGGTGCGCGAAGCGATCGCGCCGTTCAATGCCGAGGCGATGAGTGCCCACTGTGGCATTGCCGCAGCAGACATTCGCCAGCTGGCGCGGGATTTCGCGGCGGCCGACAAAGCGGTGTGCTACGGCCGTATGGGCGTCTCGACCCAGGCGTTCGGCACCCTCTGCCATTGGCTGGTGCAACTGATCAACCTGGTGACTGGCAACCTCGATCGGGAAGGCGGCGCGTTGTGCACCGTACCTGCCGTCGACCTGGTGGCGACCACCTCCGGTGGCCATTTCAATGCCTGGCAAAGCCGCGTGTCGGGCTTGCCCGAATATGGGGGCGAGCTGCCCGTGGCGGCCCTGGCCGAAGAGATACTGACCCCCGGCGACGGGCAGGTACGGGCACTGGTGACGGTAGCCGGCAACCCGGTGCTGTCCACGCCTAACGGCCGCCAGCTGGACGCCGCGCTTGAAGGGCTGGAATTCATGCTCTGCATCGACTTGTACATCAATGAGACAACCCGCCATGCCGACCTGATCCTGCCCTCCACCTCGGCGCTGGAAAACGACCATTACGACACCACGTTCAATCTGCTGGCAGTGCGCAACGTGACCCGTTTCAACCGGGCGATCCTGGCCAAACCGGAGGGGGCGCTGCACGACTGGGAGATCTTCGTCGGCCTGGCCCAGGCGTTTGCCAGGCGCGCCGCGCTTGAATTGAAACCGACCCTGGCGCCGGCACAGATGATTGACCTGGCGTTGCGCAAGGGGCCTTATGGCGAAGCGACGCCCTGGCAGCTTTCGCTGGCAACACTTGAGCAGCACCCGCATGGCCTTGACCTCGGGCCGTTGCGTGCCAACCTCGCCGCGCGCCTGGCGACCGCCAGCAAGGCGGTCGAGGCCGCGCCACCAGTGCTGCTGGATGACCTGCGTCGGCTGGCGCAACAGCCTGCACCAGCAGCGGGCGAACTGTTGCTCATCGGCCGCCGCCACGTGCGCAGCAACAACTCGTGGATGCACAACTTCCACCGCCTGGTAAAGGGCAAGCCGCGCCATCAGTTGCTGATGCATCCACAAGACCTGCAGCAGCGGCAACTGCAGGACGGCCAGCGCGTGCGCATACGTTCGCGCACCGGCACGCTGGAGGTCGAAGTGCAGGCATGTGATGACATCATGCCGGGTGTAGTCAGCCTGCCCCATGGTTTTGGCCATGCGCGGCATGGGGTACGCCTGCAGGTAGCCCGGGCGCAACCAGGCGTAAGTGCCAACGACCTCACCGACGAGCGCCTGCGTGACCCTGTTTCCGGCAATGCAGTGCTCAATGGCGTACCCGTGCAGATCGAGGCCGTGTAG
- a CDS encoding MIP/aquaporin family protein: MTTALRQPTLSSQCLAEFLGTALLIFFGTGCVAALKVAGASFGLWEISIIWGVGVSMAIYLTAGISGAHLNPAVSIALTLFAGFDKRKLPFYMLAQVCGAFCGATLVYSLYSNLFFDFEQAHAMLRGSEASLELAAVFSTYPHPSLSTGQAFLVEVIITAILMSVIMALTDDNNGLPRGAMAPLLIGLLIAVIGSAMGPLTGFAMNPARDFGPKLMTFLAGWGEIAFTGGRDMPYFLVPVFAPILGACLGAATYRGLIARNLPAAAAVEPETNDNRQGDTQVN; this comes from the coding sequence ATGACGACTGCTCTACGCCAACCCACGCTGTCCAGCCAATGCCTGGCCGAATTTCTCGGCACCGCCCTGCTCATCTTCTTCGGTACCGGCTGCGTCGCCGCGCTCAAGGTCGCGGGTGCCAGCTTCGGCCTGTGGGAAATCAGTATCATCTGGGGCGTAGGCGTCAGCATGGCGATCTACCTCACCGCCGGTATTTCCGGCGCGCACCTGAACCCGGCAGTGAGCATCGCCCTCACCCTGTTCGCCGGTTTCGACAAGCGCAAGCTGCCCTTCTACATGCTGGCCCAGGTGTGCGGCGCATTCTGTGGCGCGACGCTGGTCTATAGCCTGTACAGCAACCTGTTCTTCGATTTCGAACAGGCCCACGCGATGTTGCGCGGCAGCGAAGCCAGCCTCGAACTGGCCGCAGTGTTCTCCACCTACCCGCACCCGTCGCTGTCCACCGGCCAGGCGTTCCTCGTCGAAGTGATCATCACCGCCATCCTGATGAGCGTGATCATGGCCCTGACCGACGACAACAACGGCCTGCCACGTGGCGCCATGGCCCCGCTGCTGATCGGCCTGCTGATCGCCGTGATCGGCAGTGCCATGGGCCCGCTGACCGGCTTTGCGATGAACCCGGCGCGCGATTTCGGGCCAAAACTCATGACCTTCCTGGCTGGCTGGGGCGAAATCGCCTTCACTGGCGGTCGGGACATGCCATATTTCCTGGTTCCGGTGTTCGCACCGATACTTGGCGCCTGCCTGGGTGCCGCGACCTACCGCGGCCTGATCGCCCGCAACCTGCCGGCGGCAGCCGCCGTGGAACCTGAGACAAACGACAATCGCCAGGGCGATACTCAAGTCAATTGA
- the ybaK gene encoding Cys-tRNA(Pro) deacylase — MTPALDLLKKHRAEHRVHSYEHDPKSASYGLEAAEKLGLDPQQVFKTLLASSEKGELLVAVVPVVGTLDLKALAHAAGVKKCEMADPAVAQRATGYLVGGISPLGQKKRLRTFIDDSAQQFATIHVSAGRRGLEVELAAAVLAEYTQGKFAGIGRG; from the coding sequence ATGACCCCCGCCCTAGACCTGTTGAAGAAACACCGCGCGGAACACCGTGTGCACAGTTACGAACATGACCCCAAGTCCGCGTCCTACGGCCTGGAGGCAGCGGAAAAGCTCGGGCTCGACCCGCAGCAGGTGTTCAAGACCTTGCTGGCGAGCAGCGAGAAGGGCGAGTTGCTGGTGGCGGTGGTGCCCGTGGTCGGCACGCTGGACCTCAAGGCCCTGGCCCATGCCGCCGGGGTGAAGAAGTGCGAGATGGCCGACCCGGCGGTGGCACAGCGTGCCACCGGGTACCTGGTGGGCGGCATCAGCCCGCTGGGGCAGAAGAAGCGCCTGCGCACCTTTATCGACGACTCGGCGCAGCAGTTCGCGACCATTCATGTCAGTGCTGGACGACGTGGATTGGAGGTAGAGTTGGCGGCGGCGGTATTGGCCGAATATACCCAGGGCAAGTTTGCCGGTATTGGTCGGGGCTGA
- the glpD gene encoding glycerol-3-phosphate dehydrogenase, translating into MSQPVSSQPPLADCYDLAVIGGGINGVGIAADAAGRGLKVFLCEKDDLARHTSSASSKLIHGGLRYLEHYEFRLVREALAEREVLLAKAPHIVKPMRFVLPHRPHLRPAWMIRAGLFLYDHLGKRKRLGASRSLRFGPGYPLKPAITRGFEYADCAVDDARLVVLNAMAAREHGAHIHTRTRCLRAERVDGLWQVHLQHADGSLQSIRARALVNAAGPWVASFIKDDLKLDAPYGIRLIQGSHIIVPRLYEGEHAYILQNEDQRIVFCIPYLERFTLIGTTDREYSGDPAKVVITEQETDYLLKVVNEHFNHQLGRSDIVHTYSGVRPLCNDESDNPSAVTRDYTLALSASEGQAPLLSVFGGKLTTYRKLAESAMAELKPHFPQMRGSWTASAPLPGGENMTTVQALVDTVLARCGWLPVDIAKRWALTYGYRVWQLLDGVHGPEDLGQPLGGGLFGREVEYLCDQEWACDADDILWRRTKLGLFTSASEQQLLKDYLQQRAQNQARVQAA; encoded by the coding sequence GTGTCCCAGCCCGTTTCGTCTCAGCCCCCACTTGCCGACTGCTATGACCTCGCCGTGATCGGTGGCGGCATCAATGGCGTGGGCATCGCTGCCGACGCCGCCGGGCGCGGCCTCAAGGTATTCCTCTGCGAAAAGGACGACCTGGCCCGGCACACCTCCTCGGCCAGCAGTAAATTGATCCATGGCGGCCTGCGCTACCTGGAGCACTATGAATTCCGCTTGGTGCGTGAGGCGCTGGCCGAGCGCGAAGTGCTGCTGGCCAAAGCCCCGCACATCGTCAAGCCGATGCGCTTCGTGCTACCGCACCGCCCTCACCTGCGCCCAGCCTGGATGATCCGCGCCGGCCTGTTCCTCTACGACCACCTGGGCAAGCGCAAGCGCCTGGGTGCCTCGCGCAGCCTGCGCTTCGGCCCGGGCTATCCGCTCAAGCCGGCCATCACCCGCGGCTTCGAATATGCCGATTGCGCCGTCGACGACGCCCGCCTGGTAGTGCTCAACGCCATGGCTGCACGCGAACACGGCGCACATATCCACACCCGCACCCGCTGCCTGCGCGCCGAGCGTGTGGACGGCCTGTGGCAGGTGCACCTGCAACACGCCGACGGCAGCCTGCAGAGCATCCGCGCCCGTGCTCTGGTCAACGCCGCTGGCCCATGGGTGGCCAGCTTCATCAAGGACGACCTGAAGCTCGATGCCCCTTACGGCATCCGCCTGATTCAGGGCAGCCACATCATCGTGCCGCGCCTGTATGAAGGCGAACACGCCTATATCCTGCAGAACGAAGACCAGCGAATCGTGTTCTGCATTCCGTACCTGGAGCGCTTCACCCTGATTGGCACTACCGACCGCGAATACAGCGGCGACCCGGCCAAGGTAGTGATCACCGAACAGGAAACCGACTACCTGCTGAAAGTGGTCAACGAGCACTTCAATCATCAGCTCGGCCGCAGCGATATCGTGCACACCTACTCCGGGGTTCGCCCGCTGTGCAATGACGAATCGGACAACCCTTCGGCGGTGACCCGTGACTACACCCTGGCCTTGTCCGCCAGCGAAGGCCAGGCACCGCTACTGTCGGTGTTCGGCGGCAAGCTGACCACCTACCGCAAATTGGCCGAATCAGCCATGGCCGAACTCAAGCCACATTTCCCGCAGATGCGTGGCAGCTGGACGGCCAGTGCGCCGCTGCCGGGTGGGGAAAACATGACGACCGTCCAAGCGCTGGTGGATACGGTACTGGCGCGCTGCGGCTGGTTGCCGGTGGACATTGCCAAACGCTGGGCACTCACTTATGGCTATCGCGTATGGCAGTTGCTCGACGGCGTGCATGGGCCGGAAGACCTGGGCCAGCCACTCGGCGGCGGGCTGTTCGGCCGCGAGGTGGAATACCTGTGCGATCAGGAATGGGCGTGCGACGCCGACGATATCCTCTGGCGCCGCACCAAGCTGGGGCTGTTCACCAGCGCCAGTGAACAGCAATTGCTGAAGGATTACCTGCAACAGCGCGCGCAGAATCAGGCCCGCGTCCAGGCAGCCTGA
- the glpR gene encoding DNA-binding transcriptional repressor GlpR → MNLPPRQQQILELVRERGYVSIEEMAQLFVVTPQTIRRDINQLAELNLLRRYHGGAAYDSSIENTAYAMRADQMRDEKQRIAEAVARQIPDHASLFINIGTTTESIARALLNHNHLKVITNNLHVAAILAAKDDFEVLVAGGTVRRDGGVVGQASVDFINQFKVDFALVGISGIDEDGSLLDFDYQEVRVSQAIIANARQVILAADSSKFGRNAMVRLGSISLVDCLVTDQAPTPALTQLLNQYKIRLEVV, encoded by the coding sequence ATGAATCTGCCCCCCCGCCAACAACAAATTCTCGAACTGGTGCGCGAGCGTGGTTACGTCAGTATCGAAGAAATGGCGCAGCTGTTCGTCGTCACTCCGCAGACTATCCGCCGTGATATCAATCAGCTTGCCGAGCTCAACCTGCTACGCCGTTACCATGGCGGCGCGGCCTATGATTCGAGCATCGAGAACACCGCCTACGCGATGCGTGCCGACCAGATGCGCGACGAGAAGCAACGCATCGCCGAAGCCGTGGCCCGGCAGATCCCCGACCATGCCTCGCTGTTCATCAACATCGGCACCACCACCGAATCCATCGCCCGGGCGCTGCTCAACCACAACCATCTGAAAGTCATCACCAACAACCTGCATGTCGCCGCCATCCTTGCCGCCAAGGATGATTTCGAAGTGCTGGTGGCCGGGGGCACGGTACGTCGCGACGGTGGCGTGGTCGGCCAGGCCAGTGTCGACTTCATCAACCAGTTCAAGGTCGATTTTGCCCTGGTGGGCATCAGCGGCATCGACGAAGATGGCAGCCTGCTCGACTTCGACTACCAGGAGGTGCGGGTCTCCCAGGCAATCATCGCCAATGCCCGCCAGGTGATCCTCGCCGCCGACTCCAGCAAGTTCGGGCGCAACGCCATGGTACGCCTGGGCTCGATCAGCCTGGTCGATTGCCTGGTGACCGACCAGGCACCGACGCCTGCCCTCACCCAACTGCTGAACCAGTACAAGATCCGCCTCGAGGTGGTGTGA
- the argF gene encoding ornithine carbamoyltransferase — protein sequence MSARHFLSLLDFTTDELLGVIRRGIELKDLRKRGVLFEPLKNRVLGMIFEKSSTRTRVSFEAGMIQLGGQAIFLSPRDTQLGRGEPIADSAIVLSSMLDVVMIRTHAHSTLTEFAAHSRVPVINALSDESHPCQLLADMQTFLEQRGSIQGKTVAWIGDGFNMCNSYIEAARQFDFQLRIACPQGYEPDPRFMAIGGDHVQIVRDPKEAVRGAHLVTTDVWTSMGQEEETARRLAHFAPYQVTRELLDLAAPDALFMHCLPAHRGEEISHDLLDDPRSVAWDQAENRLHAQKALLEFLVEPAYHHA from the coding sequence ATGAGCGCTAGGCACTTTCTCTCCCTGCTGGACTTCACCACCGACGAATTGCTCGGGGTGATCCGCCGCGGCATCGAGCTGAAGGACCTGCGCAAGCGAGGCGTGCTGTTCGAGCCCCTGAAGAACCGCGTACTGGGCATGATCTTCGAGAAATCCTCGACGCGTACCCGGGTGTCGTTCGAGGCCGGCATGATCCAGCTCGGCGGCCAGGCCATCTTCCTGTCACCACGTGACACCCAGCTGGGCCGGGGCGAGCCGATCGCCGACAGCGCCATCGTGCTGTCGAGCATGCTCGACGTGGTGATGATCCGTACCCATGCCCACAGCACCCTCACCGAATTCGCCGCCCATTCGCGCGTGCCGGTGATCAATGCGCTGTCCGACGAATCGCACCCGTGCCAACTGCTGGCCGACATGCAGACGTTCCTCGAACAGCGCGGGTCGATCCAGGGCAAGACCGTGGCCTGGATCGGCGACGGCTTCAACATGTGCAACTCGTATATCGAGGCAGCCAGGCAGTTCGACTTCCAGCTGCGTATCGCCTGCCCGCAAGGCTACGAACCGGACCCACGCTTCATGGCCATCGGCGGCGACCACGTGCAGATCGTCCGCGACCCGAAGGAAGCCGTGCGCGGCGCCCACCTGGTGACCACGGACGTCTGGACTTCGATGGGCCAGGAGGAGGAAACTGCACGGCGCCTGGCGCATTTCGCGCCTTACCAGGTCACCCGCGAACTGCTCGACCTGGCGGCACCCGACGCCCTGTTCATGCACTGCTTGCCAGCCCACCGTGGTGAGGAAATCAGCCATGACCTGCTCGACGACCCACGTTCGGTCGCCTGGGACCAGGCTGAAAACCGCCTGCATGCACAGAAGGCCCTTCTCGAATTCCTTGTCGAACCGGCTTACCACCACGCATGA
- a CDS encoding ABC transporter ATP-binding protein encodes MSQPLLLNLRNLACGYGDQRIVQNLNLHLNAGDIGCLLGSSGCGKTTTLRAIAGFEPVHEGEIQLAGEVISRAGFTLAPEKRRIGMVFQDYALFPHLTVAQNIAFGIAKHPRQAEVIEEMLELVKLGGLGGRYPHELSGGQQQRVALARALAPEPQLLLLDEPFSNLDVELRRRLSHEVRDILKSRGTSAILVTHDQEEAFAVSDQVGVFKEGRLEQWDTPYNLYHEPQTPFVASFIGQGYFIRGQMSSHEAVNTELGELRGNRAYIMAPGSSVDVLLRPDDIVHAPGSPLQANIVGKSFLGASTLYRLQLPTGSQLEAIFPSHSDHQVGDDVGIAVKADHLVLFPVPGSVAAQLPQLENGVRRYSSAT; translated from the coding sequence ATGAGTCAACCCTTACTGCTCAACCTGCGCAACCTCGCCTGCGGCTATGGCGACCAGCGCATCGTCCAGAACCTCAACCTGCACCTCAACGCAGGCGACATCGGTTGCCTGCTGGGTTCCTCCGGTTGTGGCAAGACCACCACCCTGCGCGCGATCGCCGGCTTCGAGCCGGTGCACGAAGGCGAGATCCAGCTGGCCGGCGAGGTCATTTCCCGGGCCGGGTTCACCCTGGCCCCGGAAAAACGCCGCATCGGCATGGTGTTCCAGGACTACGCGCTGTTCCCGCACCTGACCGTGGCGCAGAACATTGCCTTCGGCATCGCCAAGCACCCGCGCCAGGCCGAAGTCATCGAAGAGATGCTCGAACTGGTCAAGCTGGGCGGCCTGGGCGGGCGCTATCCGCATGAACTGTCCGGGGGGCAACAGCAACGGGTCGCACTGGCCCGTGCACTGGCGCCCGAGCCACAGTTGCTACTGCTCGACGAGCCGTTCTCCAACCTCGATGTGGAATTGCGTCGGCGCCTGAGCCATGAAGTTCGCGACATCCTCAAGAGCCGTGGCACCAGCGCCATCCTGGTTACCCATGACCAGGAGGAAGCCTTTGCCGTCAGCGACCAGGTGGGCGTATTCAAGGAAGGCCGCCTGGAGCAATGGGATACCCCCTACAACCTTTACCACGAGCCGCAGACGCCGTTCGTCGCCAGTTTCATCGGCCAGGGGTATTTCATCCGTGGGCAGATGAGCAGCCACGAGGCGGTCAACACCGAACTGGGTGAACTGCGCGGCAACCGAGCCTACATCATGGCCCCAGGCAGCTCGGTGGATGTTCTGCTGCGCCCCGACGATATCGTGCATGCACCGGGCAGCCCGCTGCAGGCCAATATCGTCGGCAAGAGTTTCCTCGGGGCATCGACGCTCTACCGCCTGCAACTGCCCACCGGCAGCCAACTGGAAGCGATATTCCCCAGCCACAGTGACCATCAGGTCGGTGACGATGTGGGGATCGCAGTGAAAGCCGACCACCTGGTGCTGTTCCCGGTGCCGGGCAGTGTGGCGGCGCAGTTGCCGCAGCTGGAGAATGGTGTTCGTCGCTACAGTTCGGCGACCTGA
- a CDS encoding NEL-type E3 ubiquitin ligase domain-containing protein, which yields MQLQDIDASFLRLFPNVVDLDLSGNRLSRVPEGIERLSQLRRVNLGNNQIALDEPGSRRLAGLQRLDTLILSYNPLNGVPDLSALPHVRDVRLRATGQVDMSLVHERLALRAHIDLRDNRISELQRDMRGLRLRLRLRLRRLNLHENPLNEASVQLHDEACGVSDSRARGGASYSHAAVNAETRAEWVASRNESLRASREASWDRLQEEPGSAGLFRFLADFAESEDFETHPRHYRRRIWHILDACENKEALREQLFREADAPRSCEDRLLLILNQMEVAILAYQGIEGVPVAIREARLLRLGRQLHRLDLLDEIAARHVQRMRAEAVVDVDEVETRLYYRSRLASALDLPVTPDEMHYASFAHVSNADLSHAQLEVLAGNTSVAILDTLAGRPFWPNYLREAYPERFEALAAPFHERLESLEQQARKVTTAGVPGH from the coding sequence ATGCAACTACAAGACATCGATGCCTCGTTTCTCAGGCTGTTCCCGAATGTGGTCGATCTTGATCTCAGCGGCAACCGGCTAAGCCGCGTGCCCGAGGGGATCGAGCGCCTCAGCCAGCTGAGACGGGTCAATCTGGGCAATAACCAGATAGCCCTGGATGAACCTGGGAGCCGCCGTCTGGCGGGTTTGCAGCGGCTCGATACCTTGATTCTCAGCTACAACCCGCTCAACGGTGTGCCTGATCTCTCTGCCTTGCCGCATGTGCGTGACGTGCGTCTGCGTGCAACCGGGCAGGTTGATATGAGTCTGGTTCACGAGCGGCTTGCGTTGCGCGCGCACATCGACCTGCGTGACAACCGGATCAGCGAGCTGCAAAGGGATATGCGCGGCCTGCGCCTGCGCCTGCGCCTGCGGCTGCGAAGGCTCAATTTGCATGAGAACCCGCTGAACGAAGCCAGTGTCCAGTTGCATGACGAGGCGTGCGGCGTCAGCGACTCCCGGGCCAGGGGCGGGGCGTCCTATTCCCACGCGGCAGTGAACGCCGAAACCCGTGCCGAATGGGTGGCCAGCCGAAACGAATCGCTGCGTGCCAGTCGCGAAGCTAGCTGGGACCGTTTGCAGGAGGAGCCCGGCTCGGCAGGATTGTTTCGTTTCCTCGCGGATTTCGCCGAAAGCGAAGATTTCGAAACCCATCCCCGTCATTATCGTCGCCGTATCTGGCACATCCTCGATGCCTGCGAAAACAAAGAAGCGTTGCGCGAGCAGTTGTTCCGCGAGGCTGATGCCCCCCGGAGCTGCGAAGACCGCCTGTTGTTGATACTTAACCAGATGGAAGTGGCCATCCTTGCCTACCAAGGTATCGAAGGTGTCCCCGTTGCGATACGGGAGGCCCGACTTCTGCGCCTGGGCCGGCAGCTGCACCGTCTGGACCTGCTGGATGAGATTGCTGCACGGCATGTGCAAAGAATGCGCGCGGAGGCAGTGGTCGACGTCGATGAAGTCGAAACGCGGCTGTACTACCGCTCACGCCTGGCAAGCGCCCTTGATCTGCCAGTGACACCAGACGAGATGCATTACGCTTCGTTTGCCCATGTAAGCAACGCCGACCTGAGCCATGCGCAACTGGAAGTACTGGCGGGTAACACGTCAGTGGCCATCCTCGATACCTTGGCTGGGCGCCCTTTCTGGCCAAATTACCTGCGTGAAGCCTACCCAGAGCGCTTCGAAGCGCTGGCTGCGCCATTCCATGAACGCTTGGAATCGCTTGAACAGCAGGCCAGGAAAGTGACTACGGCAGGCGTGCCCGGGCATTGA